In Bdellovibrionales bacterium, the following proteins share a genomic window:
- a CDS encoding c-type cytochrome, with translation MGKFVRSKYTWIFSLTLIILSFQNCMSKHDSEEKVDETSLSSERITTGALSVLQNKCSSCHSPTSTQITPIPDILNIDGMTTNGWILPGSPQNSPIFTSIIDGSMPKGQSPLSSSETGLVRDWIIVLGGGNPLATPDNPGTPGGTPPPPPTAPSGTVLYNTYCSSCHGVGAASTKRGRTAAQITNAIGSVPTMMGLGGQLNATQIQAIATYLGSI, from the coding sequence ATGGGCAAATTTGTCAGATCAAAATACACCTGGATCTTTTCTTTGACCTTGATCATTTTGTCTTTCCAAAATTGCATGTCCAAACATGATTCTGAGGAAAAGGTCGATGAAACCTCGCTGAGCAGCGAACGCATTACGACCGGGGCCTTAAGCGTTCTTCAAAACAAATGCTCGAGCTGCCACAGTCCCACTTCGACACAAATAACACCAATACCGGATATATTGAATATTGATGGCATGACAACAAATGGCTGGATCCTGCCAGGCTCCCCCCAAAACTCCCCAATTTTCACCAGCATCATTGATGGATCAATGCCAAAAGGTCAGTCACCACTCTCATCCTCAGAAACCGGCCTCGTCCGAGACTGGATCATAGTTCTTGGAGGCGGAAACCCCCTGGCGACGCCTGACAATCCAGGCACCCCTGGTGGAACTCCACCTCCCCCTCCAACGGCCCCCTCGGGAACAGTCCTCTACAATACCTATTGCTCCTCTTGTCATGGTGTTGGCGCTGCAAGCACCAAACGAGGCCGCACAGCCGCTCAAATAACCAACGCAATAGGGTCTGTTCCAACGATGATGGGCCTTGGCGGCCAGCTTAACGCCACTCAAATTCAAGCCATCGCAACCTACCTTGGAAGCATCTAG
- a CDS encoding DUF3015 family protein: MRSIIIGAILLAFPLVSQAKDTMDGCGLGWEVTDSETMIGTTTRGTTNMFVPPAFGMTTGTIGCKQLSFAANEQEAANYVINNYSNLKQELASGEGEYVEGLTEVMGCKNTARIQSQYRTVVAPAQNGVELYKNLKDFCG; this comes from the coding sequence ATGCGCAGTATTATTATCGGAGCAATCTTGTTGGCTTTCCCATTGGTGAGCCAAGCGAAAGATACCATGGACGGATGCGGACTTGGCTGGGAAGTGACTGATTCTGAAACCATGATTGGTACCACCACTCGTGGAACAACCAATATGTTTGTTCCTCCAGCGTTCGGCATGACAACTGGCACCATTGGATGTAAGCAACTTTCTTTTGCAGCCAATGAGCAAGAAGCCGCCAACTACGTCATCAACAACTATTCAAACCTAAAACAAGAATTGGCTTCTGGCGAAGGCGAGTATGTTGAAGGTCTTACTGAAGTCATGGGCTGCAAGAACACTGCTCGAATTCAGTCGCAGTACAGAACCGTTGTGGCACCAGCCCAAAACGGAGTTGAGCTTTATAAGAACCTAAAAGATTTCTGCGGCTAA
- a CDS encoding DUF4105 domain-containing protein yields the protein MRALHYLPYRGGHRSELDGSGFFFAQDGKFNPLAELIASINAFDQDLKLTDLKLHPQCAFPERFRLLRDTFQLKIQEVECPLFKKFLNRFQEPTGLTLVFSSAYPNNPASMFGHSFLKIRSKRTNALLDTGVNFAAWTPPDSNLLAFMYMGVFGGYRGIWSTEPYYKKVNEYINSESRDLWEYDLNLTAIETNRLIGHLWELEINSHFKYYFFDKNCSYQILRAIEAVRTDWNITQHRIYVIPGETIKQVNAFPGIVREVHFRPSLFHQLQLRYGLLSRTELRNYQKLIRPQSENDLKNQFSPEVLDTGLLSMLYLKAKKKKNWSEEDQKIENNLLLLRSRDPQKTPEAQIPNRLLRSQPDLGHDSYSVHTSLGSLDSQTDTMAEPRGIGRIKIRSAYHDLLGSDLGYSPFSEIEFPWIELQLDQKTIKIQELGLISSTSLFPLNHFNRSPSWRLRWAFETEKGLECQDCLVGSFEGGYGLSLGGATHRLYSLGISRAEAHSRLPRGYRLRPGIESGWLWNPFAPYKIRLLGRILWNSKNWNLNARDYEFRVEHSFALARNQELRQATILNYDHSLNRPDWFEIRFEWISYFR from the coding sequence TTGCGCGCCCTGCACTATCTTCCCTATCGGGGTGGGCATCGCAGCGAACTCGATGGGTCCGGATTCTTTTTCGCACAGGATGGCAAGTTCAATCCTTTGGCGGAGCTCATTGCCTCAATCAATGCCTTTGATCAAGATCTGAAATTGACGGATCTCAAACTTCACCCTCAGTGCGCATTTCCGGAGAGGTTTCGTCTTCTTCGAGACACATTTCAACTTAAAATTCAAGAGGTTGAATGTCCTCTTTTTAAGAAGTTTCTCAATCGATTTCAAGAGCCGACCGGATTGACTCTCGTCTTTTCCAGCGCCTATCCAAATAATCCCGCCAGCATGTTTGGACACAGCTTTTTAAAAATTCGATCAAAGCGAACAAATGCACTTCTTGATACAGGAGTGAATTTTGCTGCATGGACTCCTCCAGATTCAAATCTCCTCGCTTTTATGTACATGGGAGTATTTGGAGGGTATCGCGGAATTTGGTCAACCGAACCCTACTACAAAAAGGTGAATGAATACATCAATTCAGAGAGCCGCGACCTCTGGGAATACGACCTCAATCTGACCGCAATCGAAACCAATCGCCTGATTGGACACCTTTGGGAATTGGAAATTAACTCCCACTTCAAATATTATTTTTTTGACAAGAATTGCTCTTACCAAATTCTTCGAGCGATTGAGGCTGTTCGAACAGATTGGAATATCACTCAACATCGGATCTATGTCATTCCAGGGGAGACAATCAAACAGGTCAATGCCTTCCCCGGAATCGTCCGCGAAGTTCATTTTCGGCCCTCGCTTTTCCATCAGCTGCAACTCCGATATGGATTGCTGTCGCGAACCGAACTCAGGAACTATCAAAAACTCATAAGACCTCAAAGCGAGAATGATCTGAAAAATCAATTCTCGCCCGAGGTTCTCGATACTGGCCTATTGTCCATGTTGTATCTGAAAGCCAAAAAGAAAAAGAACTGGTCCGAAGAAGATCAAAAAATTGAAAATAATCTCTTATTGTTACGTTCTCGCGATCCTCAAAAAACCCCTGAAGCCCAAATTCCAAACAGACTCTTGCGGTCACAGCCCGACCTTGGCCACGATTCGTATTCCGTCCATACCAGCCTGGGAAGCCTCGATTCTCAAACTGATACGATGGCCGAGCCTCGAGGCATTGGGAGAATTAAAATTCGGTCTGCTTACCATGATCTATTGGGAAGTGATTTAGGCTACTCCCCTTTTTCCGAGATTGAATTTCCCTGGATAGAACTTCAATTGGATCAAAAAACGATTAAAATTCAAGAGCTTGGATTGATTTCTTCCACATCTCTCTTTCCTCTCAACCATTTCAATCGAAGCCCCTCTTGGCGTCTGCGCTGGGCTTTTGAAACAGAAAAGGGACTCGAATGCCAGGACTGCCTTGTTGGGAGTTTTGAAGGCGGCTACGGGCTCTCTCTTGGAGGCGCGACCCATCGACTCTACTCGCTCGGTATTTCCCGTGCGGAAGCGCATTCGAGATTGCCGCGTGGATATCGCCTGCGTCCCGGCATCGAAAGCGGATGGCTTTGGAACCCATTTGCCCCCTATAAGATCCGACTTCTTGGGAGAATCCTATGGAATTCAAAAAATTGGAACCTGAACGCTCGCGACTATGAATTTCGAGTCGAACACTCCTTTGCCCTAGCCCGAAATCAAGAACTCCGCCAAGCTACAATTTTAAACTACGATCATTCTCTCAATCGGCCAGACTGGTTTGAAATTCGATTTGAATGGATCTCTTATTTCCGTTGA